The proteins below are encoded in one region of Juglans microcarpa x Juglans regia isolate MS1-56 chromosome 4D, Jm3101_v1.0, whole genome shotgun sequence:
- the LOC121261682 gene encoding uncharacterized protein LOC121261682: MEMESVHLDDAGNCIEETSDKQLFPPSSPDRSDIFGDPHLSTRVGNDYQAEIPSLLMEYKRLQPLMNPADSGVMVNVSQSFQMGLPIPIMWLQEVSNNEDETREFISHHDEEVNPNRPVGSTNRKRINIKLKKKGSAINTDHLNIGLDNEKESASANIVNIISGKASIVGLQKSKRYSPVPGLKCNPWSDADVNSFLLGLYIFGKNFVTIKRFLGKKEMGEILSFYYGKFYSSDHYCRWYDSRKVRSRKCVTGRKIFTGWRLQMLLSRLLPHVPEESQNTLLEGSKSFAEGSTSIEEYVFYLKSAVEIHTLVEAVGIGKGKDDLTGLAMDPGKTNKIFQVCPSLPTGKACSSLTPKDILKFLTGGFRLSKARCNDIFWEAVWPRLLARGWHSEQPKNQGYVSSHQYLVFLIPGVNKFSRRKLVKGDHYFDSVSDVLSKVASEPKLLELEAEEATLKSSDGDGCVQEVTSDPDDPSNHQRHCYLKPRVTSTPNPMKFTVVDTSSVHGGKSSNVRDLRYLPIEPKITSNVTNHFKESMHEYELYAAHMPLDFDKDTSKLNHSMGTVYKSGPNGVKFTVVDTSLLYGEESPKLRKLRYLPVEFRSTSERPRLLRETEGISSEDSLNARELDAADMLLNCGKNIVSDSDYTDRKVMTDISDTNAKKIMVSDQDEKATMSDDRHLKMTIKHQFSRRVKPGNLNYASPAMKRRKLTVCAQTTNHIVEDLLEGMESNRTGLCLPSSSPDACKNVGSQVGPKEKVSSITSSPKGSSDEETGGGFLISDSSGMDMSCWENEKHQPQPPLDLNLPMAPLKSEMGEALIVEVEDINGKNADSSCFLSKTMDLVPDTLRTSMDLDNVEQQPNMIPRRHSTRKRPPSIRALEALANGYLGIQRRQKGTEFRSLENAFSRPSHNARGRVKVTSNCGSSSIKTNEMEENEVNEACDVTLDRIEKRVAVSIGTQATCQDSSDN; the protein is encoded by the exons ATGGAG ATGGAGTCAGTTCATCTGGATGATGCTGGTAATTGCATTGAAGAAACATCCGACAAGCAGTTATTTCCTCCAAGTTCTCCAGATAGAAGTGATATTTTTGGGGATCCACACTTGAGTACACGCGTTGGCAATGATTACCAAGCAGAAATTCCTTCCTTGCTAATGGAATATAAGCGTCTTCAGCCTCTAATGAACCCTGCTGATTCAGGAGTCATGGTCAATGTTTCTCAGTCCTTTCAAATGGGTTTACCAATCCCAATCATGTGGCTTCAGGAAGTGAGTAATAATGAAGATGAAACAAGGGAGTTTATTAGTCATCATGATGAGGAGGTTAACCCAAACAGGCCAGTTGGATCAACAAATAGAAAAAGGATAAATAttaagttgaagaagaaaggtTCAGCTATCAATACTGACCACTTGAATATTGGGTTGGACAATGAAAAGGAATCAGCAAGTGCAAATATTGTAAACATCATTTCAGGGAAAGCAAGCATAGTTGGACTACAAAAAAGTAAACGATATTCTCCAGTTCCAGGTTTAAAATGTAACCCCTGGAGTGATGCCGATGTTAATAGTTTCCTCcttggtttatatatatttgggaaGAATTTTGTTACAATAAAGAGATTTCTGGGGAAAAAAGAGATGGGAGAAATATTGTCATTCTACTATGGAAAATTTTATAGTTCTGATCACTACTGTAGATGGTATGATTCCCGGAAGGTTAGAAGTAGAAAATGCGTGACCGGACGGAAAATATTTACAGGATGGAGACTGCAGATGTTGTTATCCCGTTTGCTTCCCCATGTCCCAGAGGAATCTCAAAATACTTTGCTGGAG GGATCCAAGTCATTTGCGGAGGGAAGTACTTCCATTGAAGAATATGTCTTCTATTTGAAGTCGGCTGTTGAAATCCACACTCTTGTAGAAGCTGTAGGTATCGGTAAGGGGAAGGACGATCTCACAGGCCTTGCCATGGATCCTGGAAAgaccaataaaatatttcaagtttgtCCTAGCCTACCAACTGGCAAAGCTTGTTCCTCTCTTACACCCAAAGACATATTAAAGTTTTTGACTGGAGGCTTCCGGTTGAGCAAAGCCCGGTGTAATGATATTTTCTGGGAAGCTGTTTGGCCTCGTTTGCTCGCAAGAGGATGGCATTCTGAGCAACCTAAGAATCAGGGTTATGTGAGTTCCCACCAGTATCTTGTTTTTCTTATACCAGGTGTTAATAAGTTCTCAAGGAGGAAACTTGTGAAGGGAGACCACTACTTTGATTCTGTCAGTGATGTTTTGAGTAAAGTGGCATCTGAACCAAAACTTCTTGAGCTTGAAGCTGAAGAAGCTACACTTAAGAGCAGTGATGGGGATGGGTGTGTTCAAGAAGTGACATCAGACCCAGATGATCCATCCAACCATCAGCGCCATTGTTACCTTAAACCACGAGTTACTAGTACTCCAAATCCTATGAAGTTCACAGTTGTTGATACTAGTTCAGTCCATGGAGGAAAATCATCCAATGTGAGAGACCTCAGATATTTACCAATTGAACCCAAAATTACTTCCAATGTCACCAATCATTTTAAGGAGTCAATGCATGAGTATGAACTATATGCTGCTCATATGCCATTGGATTTTGATAAAGATACAAGTAAGCTTAACCACAGTATGGGTACAGTTTATAAAAGTGGTCCAAATGGCGTGAAGTTCACTGTTGTTGATACCAGCTTGCTTTATGGAGAAGAATCACCCAAGCTGAGAAAACTTAGATATTTACCAGTTGAATTTAGAAGTACTTCTGAGCGCCCCAGACTTTTGAGAGAAACTGAAGGGATCTCCTCTGAGGATTCACTGAATGCACGTGAACTCGATGCTGCTGACATGCTGTTGAACTGTGGAAAGAATATTGTATCTGATAGTGATTACACAGACCGAAAGGTAATGACTGATATTTCAGATACtaatgcaaaaaaaatcatGGTTAGCGACCAGGATGAGAAGGCCACTATGTCAGATGACAGGCACCTTAAAATGACTATTAAGCACCAGTTTAGTCGGAGAGTAAAACCTGGTAATTTAAATTATGCATCTCCTGCCATGAAAAGGAGAAAATTAACTGTTTGTGCTCAAACGACAAACCACATTGTCGAGGACTTATTGGAAGGCATGGAGTCAAATCGAACAGGACTCTGTTTGCCATCGAGTTCACCAGATGCATGCAAGAATGTCGGTTCTCAAGTGGGTCCTAAAGAGAAAGTGTCTTCGATTACTTCTTCACCTAAAGGCAGTTCGGATGAGGAGACTGGTGGAGGCTTTCTCATTAGTGATTCTTCTGGCATGGACATGTCCTGTTGGGAGAATGAGAAACATCAACCTCAGCCACCACTTGACCTGAACCTGCCCATGGCTCCGCTGAAATCTGAAATGGGTGAAGCATTAATAGTGGAAGTGGAAGACATCAATGGTAAAAATGCTGATAGTTCATGCTTTCTATCTAAGACAATGGATCTGGTTCCTGACACATTGAGAACCTCTATGGATCTTGATAATGTAGAACAGCAGCCTAATATGATCCCAAGGAGGCATAGCACCAGAAAACGACCCCCGAGTATCAGAGCATTGGAAGCTCTTGCAAATGGGTATTTAGGCATCCAAAGGAGGCAAAAGGGCACAGAATTTCGGTCACTAGAAAATGCATTCTCTCGTCCTTCCCACAATGCCCGAGGCAGAGTCAAAGTAACTTCAAATTGTGGTAGCTCAAGTATTAAGACTaatgaaatggaagaaaatgaagtgAATGAAGCCTGTGATGTTACTCTTGATCGTATTGAAAAAAGAGTTGCTGTCAGTATTGGAACACAAGCAACTTGCCAAGATTCTAGTGATAACTAG
- the LOC121261681 gene encoding probable methyltransferase At1g29790 yields the protein MGKLCCFPKFRLARIMGWLQIVLGGLVIIVSISSLIRFYSAGFFSPYEDMCRKFSGLKDDYDDGFDIKALSDRVSEVLNRMESLQEKLELKVKQMERNKADLFRNNITRFEYKKYLEEEVIGPLYKAHIALRQIRLPKVDGIGNSTMKEEPLINTFVIEEIRKYITPKENKLGKINIYGSERIHNTIGHACVLFKKELEEYMDYDIGSYCKDDWNLAQRLMVNGCDPLPRRRCLARASKIYQKPYQINESLWRLPDDRNVRWSNYQCRNFECLSSKNPKRGYSKCVGCFEMEKEKLKWMTNSSLPVDFLIYDILAIKPGEIRIGLDFGIGTGTFAARMREHNVTIVSTALNLGAPFNEMIALRGLIPLHMTLNQRLPFFDNTMDLIHTTGFMDGWIDLLLMDFILFDWDRVLRPGGLLWIDRFFCTRKDLDDYMYMFLQFRYKKHKWVVGPKSKDEVYLSAVLEKPPRAI from the coding sequence ATGGGGAAGTTATGCTGCTTTCCAAAATTTAGGTTAGCCAGAATAATGGGCTGGCTTCAGATTGTACTGGGAGGGCTTGTTATAATTGTAAGCATATCGAGTCTCATTAGGTTCTACTCAGCCGGATTTTTCTCACCCTATGAAGATATGTGCCGGAAATTTTCTGGTCTGAAGGATGATTATGATGATGGTTTTGACATAAAAGCATTGTCTGATCGAGTCAGTGAAGTACTGAATAGGATGGAAAGCTTGCAAGAAAAGCTCGAGTTGAAAGTAAAACAAATGGAGAGAAACAAAGCGGACTTGTTTAGAAATAATATCACTAGATTTGAGTATAAGAAGTATTTGGAAGAGGAAGTTATTGGACCTCTTTACAAGGCTCACATTGCTCTTAGACAGATTCGGCTGCCGAAAGTTGATGGGATTGGGAACTCGACGATGAAGGAGGAACCTTTGATTAATACTTTTGTGATTGAGGAGATTAGGAAGTACATAACCCCAAAAGAGAATAAACTTGGGAAGATTAACATATATGGGTCAGAGAGGATACACAACACGATTGGGCATGCATGCGTCTTATTTAAGAAAGAACTGGAAGAGTATATGGATTATGACATTGGTTCTTATTGCAAAGATGATTGGAACCTAGCTCAGAGGCTTATGGTCAATGGTTGTGATCCCTTGCCTAGAAGACGGTGCTTGGCACGGGCCTCCAAGATTTACCAAAAACCGTATCAGATCAATGAGTCTTTATGGAGATTACCAGATGACAGAAATGTAAGGTGGAGCAATTACCAGTGCAGGAACTTTGAGTGCTTGTCGAGCAAGAACCCCAAGCGGGGTTATTCTAAATGTGTTGGGTGTTTTGAAATGGAGAAGGAAAAGCTAAAATGGATGACTAATAGCTCACTTCCAGTAGATTTTttgatatatgatattttgGCAATCAAGCCTGGGGAGATAAGGATAGGTCTTGACTTTGGTATTGGTACAGGGACCTTTGCTGCAAGGATGAGAGAACACAATGTCACGATTGTCTCAACTGCTCTAAACCTTGGGGCTCCTTTCAACGAGATGATTGCACTTAGAGGTTTAATCCCTCTGCATATGACATTGAACCAACGCCTTCCATTCTTCGATAATACAATGGATTTGATTCATACAACTGGATTTATGGATGGCTGGATTGACCTGCTGTTAATGGATTTCATCCTGTTTGATTGGGATCGGGTTTTGCGGCCAGGAGGGCTGCTATGGATTGACAGGTTCTTTTGCACTAGAAAAGATCTAGATGATTACATGTACATGTTTCTGCAGTTCAGATACAAGAAGCACAAGTGGGTTGTTGGTCCCAAATCAAAGGATGAGGTCTATCTCTCTGCAGTGTTAGAGAAACCACCAAGAGCCATTTAA